DNA sequence from the Lates calcarifer isolate ASB-BC8 unplaced genomic scaffold, TLL_Latcal_v3 _unitig_1596_quiver_1024, whole genome shotgun sequence genome:
CACTCAGAGGGATACAGATTTGTCAAAGGGATACATatgctttgtgtgcatgtgtgtgtgcgtgtgtgtgtgtgtgtaagtcttTGTCGCAGCTACACACAGGCACTGCCACACAAGAGTTTTCATTTACTGGTAGTGAAAGCCTCAAAAAGCTCCGTCCCTCTCTTCACCAAGAATTCACATGCAATCATTGCAGCGGACTgtgcaacagctgctgcaggctaAACTGCTCATATAATACCATAATTTTATACTGTCTattaagaaacacacaccactgaatGGAATATTAAGCATTCATTAAGTATTAGAAAATAAGGCTGTCAATAATCAGTATTTTCCTCTCTGATACAGAGCTTCATTATTGTtcagaaactattaaaaacacaccagtgagccacactgtcgCACTGGGtaacatgttccttcattagcatgaaaacacatattgtagattattttgactcaatcccacatacaGTGCTCTGCTGCCAGGAAAACCCACTAGAGCAGCAAATGTGTATTAGTCTGCCACTTTAAATAGTCCCCAAGAAATGAGGGTCTTTAAAAAGCCTGTTGAAAACAAGAACATATGGAATAACATTAGCCTGACCATTTATGCACTTAATCACAAAAAAATaggttgattgattgattgacatGCAATACATATAGCCTACTTGTATTGGCTTACAAGACACTAAACAGCAACAATCAAGAGGAACATGTAACAGATGATGATGTGTATTGGAATCAGTGCAAAAAAGAATCTGAAAACGATCTGAAACCATAAAAAGCCTGCTCATTACTTTCAGCCAACTACAACCTATCACAATTCTTTAACTTCTTCTTTTACTACTTTTGTTAAATAGTAGACTCCTTAGGTTAGTGTATAAAGATTTGAATCTTTAGTTCCTATGTACGTAcgtaaatacaaataaatgctGCTCTTCAGGAATACCTTCACATTTTAATTGCTCAACTACGCACTCAAGGACTTGATATAATGGTTAAAATACTTGTTGGAGTGTTTTTTGGTGcattagcaaaataaaacaaatgttagaGGCTCAGttcatgtaaaactgaaaatataaaatctatCATGATGAACTTGCGCCACTGAAACTGTAAGCGTTTATCCACTCTTTACAAGGACAGTTTAACCTCATTGCTTGCTCACACACTCTAagcccccacacacacacacgtgcatacacatacacatacacacacgcacacactcacagactaCTGCAGCTACTCGATACACAGCATATTATCAGCCCAATAACTGCTTTGCTGGGAGGCTTGcaccatccctccatccacaTCTATACCAAACACATGACATGATTTCCATTTTAGCAGCCGGTGTGGATCTATACTCTGACACAAAGGAAAATCTTTGCAAACTTTTggatgcatgtctgtgtgtatgtgtgtgtgtgtgttaatggacCTACCTGAGACAGTGTGGCGGGCAAATGCAGagagctctgctctgtttctgacTGCAGCCTCGCACTGGCAGCTTTGcctgcctgctgctgcctctgattGGATGACTGGTGGAAGGGGGGGTGTACTAGAGACAGCCAATACTTGAGCTCTCTCTGATGAACACAGACTCGGGCAAAAAAGGAGCTCATCTTTTGCTCACACACTCATTGTATCTCACAGTGGGACTGATTTGAGCTGCTTGCGTATTTCTCTCCACTTGTTGGAAGAAGTATAAAAGCCTGAATGCCCATAGTTACTCCTACATTTACATCATTAATTAAGGACTTCGGGttataattgtaaaaaaaaaaaacaacaacaacaacaaaatatattgGCCCTATAGGCTTGTTTTCCTGGTGGCAGAATTAGAATTATATTCACAAAAATTTTGTTTTGGCAACATTAAAAATTTCATCTGCAATAATTGATTTTATCAACTTTTctctgctaaatgctccactatgttcaccagctagtctgcctgctgtttggtgctaaACCGGTAGTGTACAGTTGGTTCGTCTGAGCTtttattcactgaaaacagctgcctgctgtggctgcaaACAACACTGTAAGAGAGGTGAGAGTGAACTAGTTAACAGTCAAGTGGTGGGCAGATAAACAGTgagctctgtaaagctgaggggaACAGCAGATTCAGAATTCTATGTTGGATCATCACTACCAGAAAcaactttgatgtttccttAAATTTTAGATTTTCTACCGACCTGATTTGTATCCCTCCCTTCATGATTGATATTATATGATAAAttattgaatttatttttccatattcaaaaaaagaaacctcAGTTGGAGCACAGTGCTCCGGGTTGATAAATGAATTACTGAGCTGTGTGAAGTAGCACTGTCAGGAGTTTCACACTTTATCCAAGTGCTCAACCCAAGTTACACAATGCAAGAACAGACATTTGGGGTGCAGAGTTGGAATGAAAGAAGAGCCATTCTCACTATTGCAAGGTACCATATGACTGACATAGTGTGATTTATGGTATTATTagattgttaatactgatgcaaGAATATGTAAGCACCATTTTACTGGTGTAGCTGCAGCTAGTCTTAAATGATATACGTTAGGGAGTTTAGTTCAGTGGTTATCAACCCCTCTCAAAGTTCACatgataaatctgaggggttgtgagatgattcatgtgagagggaagaggaaaaattGGAAAACTGGACTTCTTTGAGCctcaaaatgaaatgagaagatCTGAGAAGCTTAGAGGGGAAATGTCTCTAAGGTGGAATGGCTAACAGCTCTTAGACATCTGAAAAATGACAATAGACCTCAACTAGATTCCTTTTACACTTTCTCAAGCCTGACAAGTCAACTACTGATCTTTAACAGTGCATTGTCTTTTATAAGGttatcaagtttttttttcatgtaaaatctTATTCTCAAAAGTAAAGTAGAACTATAGCTGTTGAATGCAGTTGAGCAAAAAGTAAATGTTTCCTTATGTTCCTTATGCTACATACTTGACTGGTGTTTGTACTGAACTTGCTGTTGTGAAGCAGTTGAATTGTTCTGAATCTTCTTTTCTCTGAGCTTTTCAGCCACacctttactttactttaaaaaaaaaatgttattcatGTTAAGTCAACCAAATGTAGCTGGGGAGGGAGGTAGACATTAGGGAGATGATGGCCACACAGAACCACTGAGCCACAGCCTGCTCAACTGGGCTGATAATGGCAACACAgcactatctctctctctccccctctttctagCTCTCTTCATCTGTCGctacctttctctttctttttctggctgtctctgatgttttacacttttttcctcattgAGTCCCCGGCCCAATTTGTGTAGCGGTCCACTGGGAAAAGTCCCAGTTCTCCTGATGGCAACTCTGCTATTGGGAATAACAGCGCACCCACTGATGGGTTGCAACTCACCCTCTGGATAGAAACATCAACAACCACTGTCCAACAATTCAAAAATGGGAGACTGCTGTTTATCTCCCTCTTCCCATTAACAGTcaacacagatttattttaactATAACTGATTCTGAGGTAGTTGTTTTAGCCCAAACCACAGTTTTTCTCTAAACCATACCCAGGTAGTTGTATGTCTAAATCTAACTAAACCTTTACCATAGAGGTTGAGATCAGAAAATTAATATGttatacagattttaaaaaatgtttttttagtttgaagGACCAATATCCACCCTAATacaaatgaggaaaaactaATTTTGCTTCCTTCTCTTCAAAATGACtttggacatttttaaagcTATTCAGGAAGTGCAAACTACACTGGACCAATCATTTCAAGAaccaaaagaccaaaaaaaaaaaaaaaaaagagagagaaaaaaaagaataaggcATGTGTATTCCTGTCTGAGTATAATCATACAGTGGTTAAGTACACTCTTGCAGCAAATGGAGTGACAAATTAACAGTGAATATTGAATTTCAGCACCAATAATAACAATGGATGGCCCTGGGTTTCTCACTTTTTAGGTTTTTGTCTTACATAAGGAGTCACTGTTATATAACTGTATCCCTTAAGCATGATATCTAAAGTGccaccttgttttttttccaccctccTCCATGTTTTTCATAATGCCACGGAGAGacgcagagaggaagagaaaagcaacaagCAAGGACCAATGAACAGAGCAGCGGCATTCAGTTCACTCAGCTGTGAGTCcttgtgtccacacacacacacacacacacagtgttcagAGCAAACCTGCTGTCCTCGCTTCATACAGACCAGCTCAGACATACACATGTTCACCGTTttataaacatatttatttttattgtcattgtgaTTCAAAGATGTGTCCTTGCCTTGGTACTAGCTTTAGGTTTCTTTGTGAAATCTAACAAATTTACAAATGTATGTGTCTTCTTGTAGTTGGATTGGTGATTAATCCAGGTGACTAATATCAAATAGGCCACAGTTTAAATGACAGCAGTTAGTTGCATTGGCATGAAGGAAAGTCTTCTTCTGTTCATACAAGATGTTGAAATTACAATAACGCACAACtgctaaaaacaacaatgtCACCATTAGATGATGAAGAAATCTCTTTAATCACAAAGTAAGTAATACCACACAGCTCAGTTAGTTTACAgttaccaaaaaaaacaaaaaaaaacttgttcTCTGCATGATTTAGATTTACTTCCTCATTTGAAAAAAGGCACCACTTTAAAAATAAGCCATATTTGATGGATGTTTCTAAGCTGTAATTAAtggtaaataaatattttattaatgctttttattttttttaacaaagtatgtggacacctgaaTATCTCACTCATATGTGATAGTTAGACATGTGAGTTTGACACAATGGGCATTTATGTCCAGCTATAAAATCTCCAGTATTCTCTTTTTAGGCATTCCATCAGCggctggctgcagggatttgttcCCATTCAGCCtcaagagcattagtgaggtccaaCACAAATGTTGGGTGATAAGCCCTGGCTCACAGTCAGCggtccagttcatcccaaaggtgttgaaTTGGTTTGAGGTCAGGACTCTGTGTGAGGCAGTCAAGCAATAgtaaactgtgaaaaaacatttctttatggTGCTGGATTCATGCCCAAAAGCATTCTTGTGTTGAAACAGTAAAGAGCATAAACttggagaaataaaataaaacatcattgtATACTATGTTAAGACTTGAGTATCAGTCCACATACTTTGGGCTACATAGTGTAATAAGGATGTCATTTGGTTTTCCAGATTCCTGTAGTGTAACTATCTCTGCTGCAGCTAGACCAAAatcaatgtatttatttttagtctAGATGAGGTCAGTAATGCTTGTGTGTTTAACTAATATTTGCAGTTAAAGGGTTCTGGGTTACTTACTTTATAATAAGCCATCAAGTCCGCAGATATGTATGGCAGTATACTATCAAGGCTTCCCCCACCAAAACAATGTTCAAAAGCTTCTTTCTAATGAATTATGAGACAAAGCAAGTCATACTGGAAACCTAGCCAATTCAAATGTCTTAGTATTAGTCTATAAAGCATTAATAAagggtttatttattttattctattttttgcAACTTACAGATttatatataaagtatataatTTTAGACAGTGGTACcatagattaaaataaaatacaactgcATTGGTCAGGCTTTGACACATTCTGTGCCCGTGTTAATGGACTGTGTAATGAAACTAATTTGCCAAGAGGTGGCAATAAAGCTTTCTGAATCACTGAGGCACAAGGGCTGACTAACACTGCCTGTGGCTGTCAGCCGTTTTCCCTCAATCAAGGCAAAGCACAGACGTGTCAAAATAAGGTTTTCTTCAACAAATAGCGCACAAAAGGAAaagttgttgtctttttattgCATAAGAAAATAAGAATGGCACCTGGTGTAAGGCTGAGAGATGGATTGGAGGTTATGCATTCACACAAAAGATATGTTCTAATCTATAAGCCAAATGGAAAAACATGGTGAAGGACaagaaagatagaaaaaagaaaccagAACAAATTCCATTCCCACATTCTTCAGTGACCCAGTTTCTCAGCAGCTGGTGAAGTTCTGTCTTATCTTCCTGTTGAGCACAGCTTCATCTTCTCCATATTGATGCTCCCTGTGTTTGCCGACTCATTCCCCCTTTGTCCCTGCAGGTAGGGACTGTGCTTTCCAGGCTTGTGGATGAATGTTGGCTTGTGGAGCTCCAAATCATcccagtgtgtgttggtgtcttCAGTAATGTCTCTGCAGCCTGTAACCTTGGCTATACCCACTTTAGGTTGGAAGACTTTGCTCTTGTATCCCTCTGGGTGGTATGAAAGACATTCATCCccctcactttcatttttaacagactgggcctcaccaccaccaccaccaccatcatcatcatcatcatcactattAGCTATGATGACCAGTTCAGCCTGGATGTCATCTTCCTCTTCGTCCGCAGCGTTCTCGTAGCCCATGAAGATCATGGTGACAGGTTCTGATTCTAGCTCATCTGGCAAGTTCAGAGAGGCGTTACTCTCTGCACAGTAGGGCGAGTGTCTGTTAAAATCCACTGAACTCTCTATCAAGGCATCAGGATCACCATCAGACTTGTGGGACTGAAAAGGACTATGGCTATCCACAGCCCTGTAGACTGGTTGCATGGGTGCTGGCATTCCTTCAGACCTGGCTTTAACTGAGACCAGAGCTGCTGGATTTGGACTGCTTGTATCTGTCTTGCCATTGGTGAGTCCTTGTGGAGTTTTAGCACCAAAGTCAGGCTGTGGGATTAGATGGTTGTCACTCTTAGATTGTCCTGGAATGTGGAAGTTGGGCAGCTTGGTTTCTTCTCCAGATTTTTTGACTCTTGACATGGAGTCTTGTTGGATGAGGCTAGGGCTAGGTGTTTTGCTCTGAGCTTTCCATCCCTCCTGTTCTTGTCTGTGCTGGTTTTCCTCTCTGAAGACTTGAGGTCCATTTCTGGATGGGATCATGCTCTGGAAGGGGCTGGGACTGGATGTCGGGGTTTGCCTTTGAGTTTTATTCGGCATCCTGGGAGTTGAAGGCCTACTGTTCCCTGTGTAGGGTACAGAGTAGACAGGCTGATGGTAATGAACCTCAGTGGGCACATTCTCTTCTGTGGCCTGACGTAGCAGCTCTtctacctctgtgtgtgtcatctctCCAACTGCTCCACAGTGCATTTTGCCTCCGTCTGGGTGCAGCGCATATACTGACTTGCGCCCATCTTCGTACACTTTTAACCCCCTCTCCTGGATGGTTTCGGGGGTGATGGATGCTGTAGAGATTACTTGACTTTTGCCTGTTCTCTTATCATGCTCCACACTGATCTCCATTGCAAATGTAGCTGGAATAGAGAGAAGACTCAGATGAAGGTCCTTAAAAGAAGATTAGATAATAAAATTTTATAAAAATGCATTGATTAGTCAAATCATaggaaattaattaattagtagctgatcagatttttttcttccctaGAAAACATGCCAAATACATTGGCTCTAGTGGAAgatgaagatgtcaccttgggctttCATACATGGTGAAAGGCATTTGAACtattcagtgtgtatcagtttgtagaaaaaaaaaacattaacagatTATTTCAAAGAAACAATCAGCAGACTAATTTACAGTACATATTAATCGTTAGACAGCAAATTTCAAAAAAGACTGGAGCACACTGATTGAATATTGACTACAATATTTAGGCACTACTTCGTCTTCAGAGTCAAAGTGGACATGTACAGCACAGTCAACCTTAGAATAGGTGCACATTTGTGAGTGGATAGCTGGTTGAGGAGAATTTCAGATCTATAGGATGATGGATCCTCTTCTAACTAGACTTTACATATCCACCTactggtgaaaaaaaattacaaatatacatacacacgTGCTGTCTTGTGATTTGGTTTATGTGGGACAAACAAAAAGACCCTCTAAGATTTGTATATGTGAAGTctatttgtgtttctctgtgactgtAGCAATAACACTTTATTATTGACTGTGTCAACTTTCATCCTTGGACTCACAATCCAATAGATTTGAAACCCTGCTTAACCtacttttttaatgaaacagtaCTCTCTTGTGACAGTATTCTAAGTTGTTTATATGTATATCTGCCACatatatttgtctgttttgattCTAAGACATAGTAGTATCAAATCATGAGTCTGTTTGCACCATTAAAGGCTGAAAATCAGTCAGTCcgttttttcccctctgaaaCTTCGCTTTCTCCGATGTATGACTTTAGCAAACTTCCAAAGTGGTAGACATGGAAATGTTCTGTTCTCCTCACAGTGAAATCTAATTGCTTCATAATTTGCATCCTGgtgaaatgtaaaattacaGCTTTTAAAATAGCATAATGGAACCAGGAGGCGTTTTCAGTCAGAGCAGCCAATCTTGAGCAGACAGCTATGCCTCAAGAGCAAAATGGATGTCTGCATAACCATGAAGCTGAGAGGCTAAGCTTTGACATTGCTGGTAAGCGTCAAAATCTGTCCACAGCTTAAATGATGCTTCCTTTCTATCCCATTGTGTACTACTTGTCTCCTATCATATTTTCAACACATTGTCCTGACAGTTGTGTGATGAGTCAGGAAAGCTCAAACTGCTTTTCAGCCTATCCACTAGTTATATGAGGTCTGTACCTTTCTTTGGTTCTTCACTACCAGGCTTACATATAGGGCGGGTTTCTGCAGGTGTCAGTGGGATGAATGATGAAATATCTGGGAGTGGTGAAGAGACATGATGTGTCACATCTGAGGAGAGAAATATTATCAGTGAAATGCAAGAAAACACTATCTTGTTAATTGTCAAACCCAGTTATGTATTTATCACACAATAACTAATGATGCTCTTGTTATGTTTTTTAGGCCCATTATCCCTAGATAATACTTTCTGGGATAATTCAATTTTTGAGAAGTATACTCATTCACTTTTATCCAGAGAACAATATGTTCACATGGATAtcaatctcatgtctgtgtgctggGTAAATAACTGGATTTGTTGTTAGACTAGCTTAGTTAAACACTGGAATCATGGGGAGACAGCTCCTATCAACGCTTCTAAAGCTCACCACGGCATATCTTATTGTACGTTAAGAATGATTTTTGCAGTCTGTCAAGAAATAGGTCCAAAATGTAAGCCCACCTAAAAATGCAAACCGATGTATTAGAGTTTTAGAGGTGTTGCtaggtgtatttttgaactttggacagaCCCAAGCTGTTTGCAGTCTGTATGATAAGCTAGACTAGCCACATCGTGACTCCAGCACACActcttcacacacagacatgaaattgATGTCCATCTGAACATCTCATTCtgaaaaaaaggtgtttttatCCCAATCTTGaacttaatttaactttaataacttcagttttatcCCTGAATTTGTTGTTAAGCTCGAACCACATGATCTGAAAATAATGGGCCTAAAAATGAGCAAACAGTCATTGCTGTCTGAGACTGAAGGATAAACAataaaggttaaaggttaaaaaggTTAGTATATCAAGATGGAATATTATAACTATTTAGATTAAtaacatttatgttttgttaaTATATATCAAATAATGTCAGTTCTGAtacccttaaggataagcaggTATAACTATAAGATGGATGGATAATGTCAGATCTATTCACATGTGAATACAGCTGGGTCTTACATGTTATGTTAGTCTTAAGGGctaaaaatactgtaacagAAAAGTATATAGAAATGACAAATTAACTGATCACACAACACACCAAAATGCTACAGAAATGTTTACCTGCCTGGAACTCTGCGTTTAGCTCCTACATGTGAAGACAGAGTAGTTGAGGGTCAAAGTGGTGAGAGCAGCAGGAACTCAACATCACAGCAGTTGCAGATTGATGGCGTTAGCATCAGCAGTCCACGACTATATCACGTTAAAGTCACAGTTATTCCGCTGTGTCTTTAAGATGACATACAGGCAGCGACCAGAAGGTAAATCACGCTTATTAGTACTTGTACACCGCACTCCCACTATGTGAGCAATCCATTTACCTGCCACCCTATTCACTCAAAGCAGCCTCTTGTGAACCaaagcacacccacacagtcctcgGTGAGTGCATCTTGTTAGAAACAAGCGGAGATTAGAGGAAGCATGGAGAGAGTGGAAAACAATGAGATTTGAATTCAGTATAGTATATTCATAGAAAGCGCTTCAATCTATTCACACAGTTGAAAACCTGTTCTAGCTGTTATAACCCATACAGACTCAGAACGTTCTGTAGCCTCCAAGACCATTGTGTTGAAGCTACAATCTCCACTGAGGTGAGTTGTGGTTATGCAAGGGTTTGTTTATGGTTTCAAGTTCAAAACACtataattctgttttatatgaattgtgcagtgttttggtgtCTGTTAAACCTTCAGACTCATGAGTCTGTTACTAGAACTGACCGTACTAGATCACATTTCATCGTCTGTACCTGAAG
Encoded proteins:
- the LOC108889557 gene encoding palmdelphin; its protein translation is MEEADLLKERLQAITDKRRIQEDIAKKRRQIEEEKLKLQYIKKKALREQWLMDGLSQQSEQEQEAMRLQAQDEQQQSDQLQSNILRIEKEIMALEAQELDISANEEVVLKRLKEVERTAEDIIKELNAEFQADVTHHVSSPLPDISSFIPLTPAETRPICKPGSEEPKKATFAMEISVEHDKRTGKSQVISTASITPETIQERGLKVYEDGRKSVYALHPDGGKMHCGAVGEMTHTEVEELLRQATEENVPTEVHYHQPVYSVPYTGNSRPSTPRMPNKTQRQTPTSSPSPFQSMIPSRNGPQVFREENQHRQEQEGWKAQSKTPSPSLIQQDSMSRVKKSGEETKLPNFHIPGQSKSDNHLIPQPDFGAKTPQGLTNGKTDTSSPNPAALVSVKARSEGMPAPMQPVYRAVDSHSPFQSHKSDGDPDALIESSVDFNRHSPYCAESNASLNLPDELESEPVTMIFMGYENAADEEEDDIQAELVIIANSDDDDDDGGGGGGEAQSVKNESEGDECLSYHPEGYKSKVFQPKVGIAKVTGCRDITEDTNTHWDDLELHKPTFIHKPGKHSPYLQGQRGNESANTGSINMEKMKLCSTGR